From the Pseudomonadales bacterium genome, one window contains:
- a CDS encoding nuclear transport factor 2 family protein produces the protein MNTSEDALRDLLDEQAIRKVVLRYCRGIDRLDRELVRSCYHDDATDEHGSFCGSVDEFMSWAFRVAARYEMTMHFIGNLLVELGPPHGNGQRTARAESYGVAHHRRSGGPPEHNLLVGFRYIDRFEKRADGVWRIARRVCTTEWVRRDDESAWWPIPPGMRTGRRDRSDPVYEAID, from the coding sequence ATGAACACCAGCGAAGACGCACTGAGGGACCTGCTCGACGAGCAGGCGATCCGCAAGGTGGTGTTGCGCTACTGTCGCGGCATCGACCGCCTCGACCGTGAGCTGGTCAGGAGCTGCTATCACGACGACGCCACCGACGAGCACGGCAGCTTTTGCGGCAGCGTGGACGAGTTCATGAGCTGGGCCTTTCGCGTCGCGGCGCGCTACGAGATGACGATGCATTTCATCGGCAATCTTCTGGTCGAACTCGGCCCGCCCCACGGGAACGGCCAGCGCACGGCGCGCGCCGAAAGCTACGGCGTCGCGCACCACCGCCGCAGCGGCGGTCCGCCCGAGCACAATCTGCTGGTCGGCTTTCGCTACATCGACCGCTTCGAGAAACGCGCCGACGGGGTATGGCGCATCGCACGCCGCGTATGCACCACCGAGTGGGTACGCCGTGACGACGAATCGGCGTGGTGGCCGATCCCGCCGGGCATGCGCACGGGCCGGCGCGACCGCAGCGACCCGGTCTACGAAGCGATCGACTGA
- a CDS encoding cation-translocating P-type ATPase produces the protein MESDRAVHANGRTLPGYRIETMDCAAEESEIRLAVAGVDGLRALHFDLGQRTLRIDADAAALPTILALIRKAGFDPQALSGSAGTVAATDAGPSREKLRLVLAVLLAGCAEAVVLLVPAGGVARVLTLALAVSAIALSGFSTYRKGVSALLRGRLNINALMSVAVSGALLIGEWPEAAMVMALYAIAELIEARAVDRARNAIKGLLDLAPETAESKQADGSWMSVAAAQVPVDAVVRVRPGARIPLDGVVLAGNASVNQAPVTGESLPVDKAPGDDVFAGTINETGTLELRVTAASGNTLLARIIHAVEQAQGARAPTQQFVDRFAAVYTPLVFAFAVLVAVLTPWLVGWSWMLALYKALVLLVIACPCALVIATPVTIVSGLAAAARRGVLVKGGVYLESAHRIRAVALDKTGTITEGRPRLVASEYLPSPFPEPTVMYWARVLAGHSDHPVSRAIAADTQAGNGELSGFTALAGRGIEAQTDGQRLVLGNHRLIEERGLCGAAIEARLAEHERQGRTVTMLASRTQVLAIFAVADRIKQSSRTALAELHALGVRSFMLSGDNETTARTIAAEAGIDDVRANLLPTDKLAAIRAMQQSFGVVAMAGDGINDAPALAQADIGIAMGAAGTDTAMEAADIVIMNDDLRRIPEMIRLSRRARVVLWQNIALALGIKLVFLLLAVFGSATMWMAVFADMGASLIVVFNGLRLLRGVALGADQSIAS, from the coding sequence ATGGAGTCTGACCGAGCGGTTCACGCAAACGGCCGTACGCTGCCTGGCTACCGGATCGAGACGATGGACTGTGCGGCGGAGGAGTCCGAAATCCGGCTTGCCGTCGCGGGAGTGGACGGGCTGAGGGCGCTGCATTTCGACCTCGGCCAGCGCACGCTGCGCATCGATGCGGATGCTGCTGCGCTGCCGACCATCCTCGCGCTGATACGCAAGGCCGGCTTCGATCCGCAGGCGCTGTCCGGATCTGCCGGCACGGTGGCTGCCACCGACGCAGGACCGAGCCGCGAGAAGTTGCGGCTCGTGCTGGCAGTGCTGCTGGCCGGATGCGCCGAAGCCGTCGTGTTGCTGGTGCCCGCGGGTGGCGTCGCGCGCGTGCTGACGCTGGCGCTCGCGGTCAGTGCCATCGCGCTGTCGGGCTTCTCGACGTATCGCAAGGGCGTCAGCGCGCTGTTGCGCGGGCGGCTGAACATCAACGCGCTGATGTCGGTTGCGGTAAGCGGGGCGCTGCTGATCGGTGAGTGGCCGGAGGCGGCGATGGTGATGGCGCTCTACGCGATCGCGGAGCTGATCGAGGCGCGGGCCGTCGATCGTGCGCGCAATGCGATCAAGGGTCTGCTCGATCTTGCGCCCGAGACCGCTGAGTCGAAGCAGGCGGACGGTAGCTGGATGAGCGTTGCGGCCGCACAGGTGCCGGTCGACGCGGTGGTGCGTGTCAGGCCGGGTGCGCGTATCCCGCTCGATGGTGTCGTGCTCGCGGGCAACGCCAGCGTGAACCAGGCGCCGGTCACCGGCGAGAGCCTGCCGGTCGACAAGGCGCCAGGCGACGATGTGTTCGCCGGCACGATCAACGAAACTGGCACGCTCGAGCTGCGGGTGACCGCCGCAAGCGGCAACACCCTGCTCGCGCGCATCATCCACGCGGTCGAGCAGGCGCAGGGCGCGCGTGCGCCTACCCAGCAGTTCGTCGACCGCTTTGCGGCGGTCTACACGCCGCTGGTGTTCGCCTTCGCGGTGCTCGTCGCCGTGCTGACGCCGTGGCTGGTCGGCTGGAGCTGGATGCTGGCGCTCTACAAGGCGCTGGTGCTGCTGGTCATCGCCTGCCCGTGCGCGCTGGTGATCGCGACACCGGTCACCATCGTCAGCGGCCTGGCCGCGGCTGCGCGCCGCGGCGTGCTCGTGAAGGGCGGCGTGTATCTGGAAAGCGCGCATCGCATTCGTGCCGTTGCGCTCGACAAGACCGGCACGATCACCGAAGGCCGCCCGCGCCTGGTCGCGAGCGAGTACCTGCCGTCGCCGTTTCCCGAGCCCACCGTGATGTACTGGGCACGCGTCCTTGCCGGGCATTCCGACCACCCGGTGTCGCGTGCGATCGCTGCGGACACGCAGGCCGGCAACGGTGAGCTGAGCGGCTTCACGGCGCTTGCCGGGCGCGGGATCGAAGCGCAGACCGACGGACAGCGACTCGTGCTCGGCAACCACCGCCTGATCGAGGAGCGCGGGCTGTGCGGCGCGGCCATCGAGGCACGACTGGCCGAGCACGAACGCCAGGGCAGGACGGTGACGATGCTGGCATCGCGGACGCAGGTGCTCGCGATCTTCGCGGTCGCCGATCGCATCAAGCAAAGCTCGCGCACCGCGCTGGCCGAGCTGCACGCGCTCGGCGTGCGCAGCTTCATGCTGAGCGGTGACAACGAGACCACGGCGCGCACCATCGCCGCCGAGGCGGGCATCGACGACGTGCGCGCCAACCTGCTGCCTACCGACAAGCTGGCCGCGATCCGCGCGATGCAGCAGTCCTTCGGCGTGGTCGCGATGGCTGGCGACGGCATCAACGACGCCCCGGCGCTCGCGCAGGCCGATATCGGTATCGCGATGGGCGCAGCCGGTACGGATACCGCGATGGAAGCAGCGGACATCGTGATCATGAACGACGACCTGCGCCGCATCCCGGAAATGATCCGCCTGTCCCGCCGTGCCCGCGTGGTCCTGTGGCAGAACATCGCGCTCGCGCTCGGGATCAAGCTGGTGTTCCTGCTGCTTGCAGTGTTCGGCAGCGCGACGATGTGGATGGCGGTATTCGCCGACATGGGCGCCAGCCTGATTGTCGTGTTCAACGGGCTGCGCCTGTTGCGCGGTGTGGCCCTCGGCGCGGATCAGTCGATCGCTTCGTAG
- a CDS encoding AraC family transcriptional regulator ligand-binding domain-containing protein gives MNGNPLASAHTPPAGLLLRSVLRVVGQLGGDVDEILRRAGILDLKACSSLHVSHAQFVAVYGECLNRLERNEARRVGRHPMGPSEFRMMCYCMISSATLGQAIERAIDFYALFDGGAGALSLRTERSTAEFCLHTAYIPGDEHMIFGVFTGLSSFARLGGWLVGKDLEPLAVKVCYGPVLDQQLVSWLLPWDIEYGAQDNTFSFPARYLALPVVRSAAELDELLRTAFPFDLGAGRSSVAPASAWVRKLLATALAQGNRPPDANWIARQLGLSSATLKRRLNEEGTTLRQLKERCRHELALDLLRDRSLPLGEIAARLGFSDTVTFSRAFKSWTGCVPSAMRRGTSGSGV, from the coding sequence ATGAACGGAAATCCGCTCGCATCAGCGCACACACCGCCCGCAGGCCTGCTGCTGCGCAGCGTGCTGCGTGTCGTGGGCCAGCTCGGCGGCGATGTGGACGAGATCCTGCGCCGGGCAGGCATCCTTGATCTGAAAGCATGCAGCAGCCTGCACGTTTCCCATGCGCAGTTCGTGGCGGTCTACGGTGAATGCCTGAACCGGCTCGAGCGCAACGAAGCGCGCCGCGTCGGCCGTCATCCGATGGGGCCGTCCGAGTTTCGCATGATGTGCTACTGCATGATCAGCAGCGCGACGCTCGGCCAGGCCATCGAACGTGCAATCGACTTCTATGCCCTGTTCGACGGTGGAGCCGGCGCGCTGTCGTTGCGTACCGAGCGTTCGACTGCGGAGTTCTGCCTGCATACCGCCTACATACCCGGCGATGAGCACATGATCTTCGGCGTCTTCACGGGGTTGTCGAGCTTTGCACGGCTGGGCGGCTGGTTGGTGGGCAAGGATCTGGAGCCGCTTGCGGTGAAGGTCTGCTACGGTCCGGTGCTGGACCAGCAGCTCGTATCGTGGCTGCTGCCGTGGGACATCGAGTACGGCGCGCAAGACAACACGTTCAGCTTTCCCGCGCGCTATCTGGCGTTGCCGGTGGTGCGCAGTGCTGCCGAGCTCGACGAACTGCTGCGCACGGCGTTTCCGTTCGACCTCGGCGCCGGGCGCTCGAGCGTTGCGCCCGCTTCCGCGTGGGTGCGCAAGCTGCTCGCCACGGCACTGGCGCAGGGGAACCGGCCGCCCGATGCCAACTGGATCGCCCGCCAGTTGGGTTTGAGCAGTGCGACGCTGAAGCGCCGACTGAACGAGGAAGGCACCACGCTCAGGCAACTGAAGGAGCGCTGCCGGCACGAGCTCGCGCTCGACCTGCTGCGGGATCGTTCGTTGCCGCTCGGTGAGATCGCTGCCCGGCTGGGTTTCAGCGACACCGTCACCTTTTCGCGCGCCTTCAAATCCTGGACCGGATGCGTGCCGTCGGCGATGCGTCGCGGCACGAGCGGCTCCGGCGTATGA
- a CDS encoding nitroreductase family deazaflavin-dependent oxidoreductase, with protein sequence MSHEKPLSELVKPDWISAPDWQATLEKVGSLERIRADARAHVATYLATNGEDGYHQELAPLPCLLITTIGHQSGKQAITALNFLLLDRKYYVVGSLAGIGTDPVWARNLKHTPQAWVQVKDQRWEADVHQLDDAERAVIWPTLVKTMPLWEVFQQRTDRPFPVFALSPKANQG encoded by the coding sequence ATGAGTCATGAAAAGCCCCTGAGTGAACTCGTGAAGCCTGACTGGATCAGCGCCCCCGACTGGCAGGCGACGCTGGAGAAGGTCGGGTCACTGGAGCGCATCCGCGCCGACGCGCGGGCGCACGTCGCGACCTACCTGGCGACCAACGGCGAGGACGGTTACCACCAGGAGCTCGCACCGCTCCCGTGCCTGCTGATCACGACGATCGGCCACCAGAGTGGCAAGCAGGCGATCACGGCGCTGAACTTCCTGCTGCTGGACCGGAAGTACTACGTGGTCGGCTCGCTTGCCGGTATCGGGACCGACCCGGTGTGGGCGAGGAACCTGAAGCACACGCCGCAGGCGTGGGTGCAGGTGAAGGACCAACGCTGGGAGGCCGATGTTCACCAGCTCGATGACGCGGAACGCGCGGTGATCTGGCCGACGCTGGTGAAGACGATGCCGCTGTGGGAAGTATTCCAGCAGCGCACGGACCGGCCGTTCCCGGTGTTTGCCCTCAGCCCGAAGGCGAACCAGGGCTGA